One part of the Anaeromyxobacter sp. Fw109-5 genome encodes these proteins:
- the aceK gene encoding bifunctional isocitrate dehydrogenase kinase/phosphatase, whose translation MAEPNDVAAAGAAAIAASFEAYQEERARITRRARERFEKRDWAAGQADARERLDLRDRLVNACVGTVRAELGGAAHDHGLWRAMKELYEARVESRPDREIGQSFFNSVTRRVFVTVGVDPAIEFLAADGPAVREGPVPVYARYRREVSTEALLRTVLRACAFAAPYEDLERDARIAAIELDSHLRELDDGQPIEALELVKAVFYRGKGAYLVGRLRRGRYTTPLVLALVHGERGVVLDAILFTQEDVSIVFSFTRSYFHVEVERPRELVAFLSTLLPLKRVSELYIALGFNKHGKTELYREIARHIAETGEAFVPARGDKGLVMSVFTLPGLDVVFKVIKDEFKPPKQTTRREVMDKYRHVFRHDRAGRLVDAQEFEHLAFPADRFSPEVLRELSEECRGSIEIGRAEISVKHLYAERRVTPLNLFIREADEWTARQAVLDFGRALKDLAATNTFPGDLLLKNFGVTRHGRVIFYDYDELTRVTDCVFRDLPTPSGDDEETSGEPWFYVGQDDVFPEELLPFLGLAGRLREVFLQAHGDLLTARYWRAIQERIREGEIVDIYPYREEQRLVHGYE comes from the coding sequence ATGGCCGAGCCGAACGACGTCGCCGCCGCGGGCGCCGCCGCCATCGCGGCCAGCTTCGAGGCGTACCAGGAGGAGCGGGCGCGGATCACGCGCCGGGCGCGCGAGCGCTTCGAGAAGCGGGACTGGGCCGCCGGTCAGGCGGACGCGCGCGAGCGGCTCGACCTGCGCGACCGCCTCGTGAACGCCTGCGTCGGGACGGTCCGCGCCGAGCTGGGCGGCGCGGCGCACGACCACGGCCTCTGGCGCGCCATGAAGGAGCTGTACGAGGCCCGGGTGGAGTCGCGGCCGGATCGGGAGATCGGCCAGTCGTTCTTCAACTCCGTCACGCGCCGGGTGTTCGTGACGGTCGGCGTCGATCCCGCCATCGAGTTCCTCGCGGCGGACGGTCCGGCGGTCCGCGAGGGCCCGGTGCCGGTGTACGCCCGCTACCGCCGCGAGGTCTCCACCGAGGCGCTCCTCCGCACCGTGCTGCGCGCCTGCGCGTTCGCCGCGCCCTACGAGGACCTCGAGCGCGACGCGCGCATCGCCGCCATCGAGCTCGACTCGCACCTCCGCGAGCTCGACGACGGTCAGCCCATCGAGGCGCTCGAGCTGGTGAAGGCGGTGTTCTACCGGGGGAAGGGCGCCTACCTCGTCGGGCGGCTCCGCCGCGGGCGCTACACGACGCCGCTCGTCCTCGCGCTCGTCCACGGCGAGCGCGGCGTGGTGCTGGACGCCATCCTGTTCACCCAGGAGGACGTCTCCATCGTCTTCAGCTTCACCCGCTCCTACTTCCACGTGGAGGTCGAGCGCCCGCGGGAGCTGGTCGCGTTCCTCTCCACGCTGCTGCCCCTGAAGCGGGTCTCGGAGCTCTACATCGCGCTCGGCTTCAACAAGCACGGCAAGACCGAGCTGTACCGCGAGATCGCCCGGCACATCGCGGAGACGGGAGAAGCGTTCGTGCCGGCGCGGGGCGACAAGGGGCTCGTGATGAGCGTGTTCACGCTCCCGGGGCTCGACGTCGTCTTCAAGGTGATCAAGGACGAGTTCAAGCCGCCCAAGCAGACCACCCGCCGCGAGGTGATGGACAAGTACCGGCACGTGTTCCGCCACGACCGCGCCGGCCGGCTCGTGGACGCGCAGGAGTTCGAGCACCTCGCCTTCCCGGCCGACCGGTTCTCGCCGGAGGTGCTGCGCGAGCTGAGCGAGGAGTGCCGCGGGAGCATCGAGATCGGCCGCGCCGAGATCTCCGTGAAGCACCTCTACGCCGAGCGGCGGGTGACGCCGCTGAACCTGTTCATCCGCGAGGCCGACGAGTGGACCGCCCGCCAGGCGGTGCTCGACTTCGGGCGCGCGCTGAAGGATCTCGCCGCGACCAACACGTTCCCGGGCGATCTGCTGCTCAAGAACTTCGGCGTGACGCGGCACGGGCGCGTGATCTTCTACGACTACGACGAGCTGACCCGCGTGACGGACTGCGTCTTCCGCGACCTCCCCACGCCCTCGGGAGACGACGAGGAGACGAGCGGCGAGCCCTGGTTCTACGTGGGCCAGGACGACGTCTTCCCGGAGGAGCTGCTCCCGTTCCTGGGGCTCGCCGGGCGCCTGCGGGAGGTGTTCCTGCAGGCGCACGGCGACCTGCTCACGGCCCGGTACTGGCGCGCCATCCAGGAGCGCATCCGCGAGGGGGAGATCGTGGACATCTACCCGTACCGCGAGGAGCAGCGGCTCGTGCACGGGTACGAGTGA